One segment of Herbaspirillum hiltneri N3 DNA contains the following:
- a CDS encoding LLM class flavin-dependent oxidoreductase has protein sequence MSAATTISAVSGISAASSLRLSVLDQAPVSEGMSSAQALRNSLDLAVLADRLGYYRYWVAEHHGTQSLACASPEVLIGPIAAATSRLRVGSGGVMLPHYSPLKVAESFSMLSGLYPGRIDLGLGRAPGSDSLTASALQRDRRQRPQDDFPEQLNELLAYLWQELPEDHPFARLPAMPGSPELVQPWMLGSSPQSGIWAAELGMPYMFADFIQAAGETVAARYRRDFVPSPHWPDARQGVALQVICAETDEEAKLLATSYGMRLIHMHSGRRLDKIPSVGTALRFFEEHDLPPSTLPSGRRAVIGSPARVREQIEALARAYGADEVMLVSIIYDHEARKRSYELIAREFALV, from the coding sequence ATGTCCGCTGCAACCACCATTTCTGCCGTTTCCGGCATATCTGCCGCTTCCTCCCTGCGCCTCAGCGTGCTCGACCAGGCCCCGGTTTCCGAGGGGATGAGCAGTGCGCAGGCGCTCCGGAATTCGCTCGATCTGGCCGTGCTGGCCGATCGTCTCGGCTATTACCGCTACTGGGTGGCCGAGCACCATGGCACCCAATCGCTGGCCTGCGCCAGCCCGGAAGTGCTGATCGGACCGATTGCGGCAGCCACTTCGCGTCTGCGGGTGGGTAGTGGCGGCGTGATGTTGCCGCATTACAGCCCGCTCAAGGTGGCCGAGTCCTTCAGCATGCTGAGCGGGCTGTATCCCGGCCGCATCGACCTTGGACTGGGCCGCGCGCCGGGCAGTGATTCGCTGACCGCGTCGGCATTGCAGCGCGACCGGCGCCAGCGCCCGCAGGACGATTTTCCCGAGCAATTGAATGAGCTGCTGGCCTACCTGTGGCAAGAGTTGCCGGAGGATCATCCGTTCGCGCGCTTGCCGGCCATGCCCGGCAGCCCGGAACTGGTGCAGCCGTGGATGCTGGGCTCCTCGCCGCAAAGCGGCATCTGGGCGGCTGAACTGGGTATGCCCTACATGTTTGCAGACTTCATCCAGGCGGCCGGTGAAACAGTGGCGGCGCGATACCGCCGCGATTTCGTGCCGTCGCCGCACTGGCCGGATGCACGCCAGGGGGTGGCGCTGCAGGTGATTTGCGCCGAGACCGATGAGGAAGCGAAGTTGCTGGCGACCAGCTACGGCATGCGCCTGATCCACATGCACAGCGGTCGCCGGCTGGACAAGATTCCGTCGGTCGGGACGGCGCTGCGCTTTTTTGAGGAACATGACCTGCCGCCGTCGACCTTGCCCTCGGGCCGGCGCGCCGTGATCGGTTCACCGGCGCGGGTGCGCGAGCAGATCGAGGCGCTGGCCCGGGCTTATGGCGCGGATGAAGTCATGCTCGTGAGCATCATTTACGATCATGAAGCGCGCAAGCGTTCGTATGAACTGATCGCCCGGGAGTTTGCGCTGGTTTGA
- a CDS encoding SLBB domain-containing protein, producing the protein MRRFALFIVTVIALLTSFSALAQVPTDPTKTGELMSAPPGTLSTLALPSSTVTNTRVGSGDVLRVTVFGQPDLSAEVGVNDKGILTLPLIGGIDVSGLTTSEISAKVADSLRKGQYLKNPEVSVEVVQLRSQMVSVLGEVSRPGRYPIPGHMSVLELLATAGGLTAQADQTVTLLRRKNDKSLVTSESDVRIPILLGETSATERTPLDVELNAGDVVYVNKKKLFYIHGEVNRPGSYPMEQDMNVMRAISLGGGMTQRASQRRIYINREMPEKGVQEIKAKLTDPVLPGDVVYVNESLF; encoded by the coding sequence TTGCGCCGATTCGCTTTATTCATTGTCACCGTCATTGCCCTCCTGACGAGCTTTTCCGCTCTGGCGCAGGTGCCTACCGATCCGACCAAGACCGGTGAGCTGATGTCCGCGCCGCCAGGCACCCTGTCCACACTAGCGCTTCCCTCCTCTACCGTCACGAATACCCGCGTGGGTTCCGGCGACGTGTTGCGCGTAACGGTATTCGGCCAGCCCGACCTGTCGGCGGAAGTCGGCGTCAACGACAAAGGCATCCTGACATTGCCATTGATCGGCGGCATCGACGTCAGCGGCCTGACCACCAGTGAAATCTCGGCCAAGGTCGCGGACAGCCTGCGCAAGGGCCAATACCTCAAGAATCCGGAAGTCTCGGTGGAAGTGGTCCAGTTGCGCAGCCAAATGGTGTCGGTGCTGGGCGAAGTCAGCCGTCCGGGCCGCTATCCGATTCCCGGCCACATGAGCGTGCTTGAATTGCTGGCCACCGCCGGCGGACTCACCGCACAGGCCGACCAGACCGTGACGCTGCTGCGCAGGAAAAACGACAAATCCCTCGTCACCAGCGAAAGCGACGTCCGCATTCCCATCCTGCTGGGCGAAACCAGCGCCACCGAACGCACTCCGCTCGACGTCGAGCTCAACGCGGGCGACGTCGTCTATGTGAACAAGAAGAAGCTCTTCTACATCCACGGCGAAGTCAATCGCCCGGGGTCCTACCCGATGGAACAGGACATGAACGTCATGCGCGCGATTTCGCTGGGCGGCGGCATGACGCAGCGCGCATCGCAACGCCGGATCTATATCAATAGGGAAATGCCTGAAAAGGGTGTACAGGAAATCAAGGCAAAATTGACGGACCCGGTCTTGCCCGGCGATGTCGTCTACGTCAATGAAAGTCTATTCTGA
- a CDS encoding Wzz/FepE/Etk N-terminal domain-containing protein, translating into MNLQAPETGLSSKQLASMISARRGTIFKTLMATMAVTIVVTLLLPKTYTASSDVFLDYKGNDPINGRLFSPMMDESYMQTQLDMIKSQAVAEKVIDALDLERTAAYRESIEREGEARAHSQLVKRINDHTLVVTRRSSRVIEVEYAAGAPEQARDLANAVVRAYIDLNQQISSASARARREQYNAQLEHLRKEADSIQEKLTKYQQDVGILDPNERNDLQSRQLGDLMTSLIAVQNQQQEALARKNATDSLVRGGLRIDELPEVAQRPNINDLKSKLSDVNKRLADIQDVLGPRHPKTLALISERDDLAARISREARSSLDAQQIDARRLAMQEQALRKEVDTQRDKLLEQKKHRDTITSYQRQLDSVERVYNTALAKYDEILMASNINTFDLTVLRVAEVPSSHSKPLLLQNIAASILVGLALGLCLALLYELGQRRVRCEDDLVRGIHLPLIGHIGIR; encoded by the coding sequence GTGAACCTGCAGGCTCCCGAAACCGGCTTGTCCTCCAAACAGCTGGCGTCGATGATCTCGGCGCGGCGCGGCACCATTTTCAAAACGCTGATGGCGACCATGGCGGTCACCATCGTCGTCACGCTGCTGCTGCCGAAGACTTATACGGCGTCGTCCGACGTGTTCCTCGACTATAAGGGCAACGATCCGATCAACGGCCGCCTGTTCTCGCCGATGATGGACGAGAGCTACATGCAGACCCAGCTCGACATGATCAAGAGCCAGGCCGTGGCCGAGAAAGTCATCGACGCGCTGGACCTGGAACGCACCGCCGCCTATCGCGAATCGATCGAGCGCGAGGGCGAAGCGCGCGCACATTCGCAGCTGGTCAAGCGCATCAACGACCACACTCTGGTAGTGACACGCCGTTCCAGCCGCGTGATCGAAGTCGAATACGCCGCCGGCGCGCCGGAGCAGGCGCGCGACCTGGCCAACGCCGTGGTGCGCGCCTACATCGATCTCAACCAGCAGATTTCCTCGGCCTCGGCGCGCGCCCGCCGCGAGCAATACAACGCCCAGCTCGAACACCTGCGCAAGGAAGCCGACTCCATTCAGGAAAAGCTGACCAAGTACCAGCAGGACGTCGGCATCCTTGATCCGAACGAGCGCAACGACTTGCAGTCGCGCCAGCTCGGCGACCTCATGACCTCGCTCATTGCGGTCCAGAACCAGCAGCAGGAAGCTCTGGCGCGCAAGAACGCTACCGACAGCCTGGTGCGCGGCGGCCTGCGCATCGACGAATTGCCTGAAGTTGCTCAGCGCCCCAACATCAACGACCTGAAATCCAAGCTCAGCGACGTCAACAAGCGTTTGGCCGACATCCAGGACGTGCTCGGTCCGCGCCATCCGAAGACACTGGCGCTGATCAGCGAACGCGACGACCTCGCCGCCCGTATTTCGCGCGAAGCACGCAGCTCGCTCGACGCCCAGCAAATCGATGCGCGCCGCCTGGCCATGCAGGAGCAAGCACTCAGAAAGGAAGTCGACACCCAGCGCGACAAACTGCTGGAGCAGAAAAAGCATCGCGACACCATTACCTCTTACCAGCGCCAGCTTGACAGCGTCGAGCGTGTCTACAACACCGCGCTGGCGAAGTACGATGAAATCCTGATGGCCAGCAACATCAACACCTTCGACCTGACCGTGCTGCGTGTGGCCGAGGTGCCGAGTTCGCACTCCAAGCCGCTGCTGCTGCAGAACATCGCCGCCAGCATTCTGGTGGGCCTGGCGCTTGGTTTGTGCCTTGCCTTGCTGTACGAACTGGGCCAGCGCCGCGTGCGTTGCGAGGACGACCTGGTGCGCGGCATCCATCTCCCGTTAATCGGCCATATCGGAATTCGCTAG
- a CDS encoding polysaccharide biosynthesis tyrosine autokinase — protein MATENSTPASAGAADKMGARFVEAGLLTPDQVTRVVELQNSANIRFGEAAVKLGLLTEQNVQAVLSEQFNYATALVPTESLDDSLDIALAPFGLEAEAIRQIRAELSIRLSDQEKISLAIVSAAEGEGKSYLAASLALAFSQMGKRTLLIDADMRSPRQHELFGLENKTGLSTMLAGRTAISAGGLAEGFPHLHILSAGPKPPNPLEILLQPALSNLMRQLADDFDVFIVDTPAAQTSSDAQTISQQVGMCLLVARQHHSRLDDLRQTQAQMKTAGAQIIGTVYNEFAEQDALDQLEGKGKKLWRRLRKWLSGPLQK, from the coding sequence ATGGCAACAGAAAACTCTACACCAGCAAGCGCAGGCGCCGCCGACAAGATGGGCGCCCGCTTCGTCGAAGCCGGCCTGCTCACGCCGGACCAGGTGACGCGCGTCGTCGAGCTGCAGAACTCCGCCAACATCCGCTTCGGCGAAGCCGCCGTGAAGCTGGGTCTGCTGACCGAGCAGAACGTGCAGGCGGTACTGTCGGAACAATTCAACTACGCCACCGCGCTGGTGCCCACCGAGAGCCTCGACGACTCGCTCGACATCGCGCTGGCGCCGTTCGGACTGGAAGCCGAAGCGATCCGCCAGATCCGCGCCGAACTGTCGATCCGCCTCAGCGACCAGGAAAAGATTTCGCTGGCCATCGTCAGCGCCGCCGAAGGCGAAGGCAAGAGCTACCTGGCGGCGAGCCTGGCGTTGGCGTTTTCCCAGATGGGCAAGCGTACGCTGCTGATCGACGCCGACATGCGCTCTCCAAGACAGCACGAACTGTTCGGTCTCGAAAACAAAACCGGCCTGTCGACCATGCTGGCCGGACGCACCGCCATTTCCGCCGGCGGCCTGGCCGAAGGTTTTCCGCACCTGCACATTCTGAGCGCCGGACCGAAACCGCCGAATCCGCTCGAAATCCTGCTACAGCCCGCGCTGAGCAATCTGATGCGGCAACTGGCCGATGACTTCGACGTCTTCATCGTCGATACGCCGGCGGCGCAGACGTCGTCCGATGCCCAGACCATCTCCCAGCAAGTCGGGATGTGCCTGCTGGTGGCGCGCCAGCATCACTCCCGCCTCGACGACCTGCGCCAGACGCAGGCGCAGATGAAGACAGCCGGCGCACAGATCATCGGCACGGTCTACAACGAATTCGCCGAACAGGACGCACTGGATCAGCTTGAGGGCAAAGGCAAAAAACTATGGCGCCGTCTACGCAAATGGCTGAGCGGCCCGCTCCAGAAGTAG
- a CDS encoding lipopolysaccharide biosynthesis protein: MLTHSLASLIDQALLSGLNFALGLVLIRLATKESYGVYSQLYVAGIFASTVIEALITGPLTTIAPGKTPEQRARLSTLLLRFQWQLSIGLALLFGVGSAIVAKVAKVDAHPILLGIAFAIYLFANAQREYHRSISFIEARPRRVLHTDVAYALAVAVGVGVLLLAGYFTVPAILLVMGLANIAGMWRSTDHGYARAQHDPAAFRAAVAEVMQRGRWALPGALVAWATNYSYLYLAAAVLGVAASADLNASRLLLMPISLSVLAWSRVARPMVSRLFAARDWKHLDRLAWASVAGIEALTVLYVIVLWLALPWLQAHVLGAKYHGLEPMVLAWGGYFAINAARWIGSSWLTSNDQYKLLLLSGVACLVIMLISAAVFIPLYGTWGAILSLIIVEAFDLLLIWVVFLPMLRRKSKSAHP, from the coding sequence TTGCTGACTCACTCGCTGGCCTCGCTCATCGACCAGGCCCTGTTGAGCGGCCTGAACTTTGCGCTCGGCCTGGTATTGATCCGCCTGGCCACCAAGGAATCCTACGGCGTTTACTCGCAGCTGTATGTCGCGGGCATTTTTGCCTCCACCGTGATCGAAGCGCTGATCACCGGCCCCCTGACCACCATCGCCCCCGGCAAAACACCGGAACAACGCGCTCGCCTGTCGACGCTGTTGCTGCGCTTCCAGTGGCAGCTCAGCATCGGCCTGGCCTTGCTGTTCGGCGTCGGCAGCGCCATCGTCGCCAAGGTCGCCAAGGTCGACGCCCACCCTATCCTGCTCGGCATCGCCTTCGCCATCTACCTGTTCGCCAACGCACAGCGCGAATATCATCGCAGCATCAGCTTCATCGAAGCGCGGCCGCGACGTGTGCTGCATACCGACGTCGCCTATGCGCTGGCGGTAGCGGTGGGCGTCGGCGTGCTGCTGCTGGCCGGCTACTTCACAGTGCCGGCCATCCTGCTGGTGATGGGCCTGGCAAATATCGCCGGCATGTGGCGCAGCACCGATCACGGCTATGCGCGCGCGCAACACGATCCGGCCGCTTTCCGCGCCGCCGTTGCCGAAGTCATGCAGCGCGGCCGCTGGGCGTTGCCCGGTGCGCTGGTGGCCTGGGCCACCAACTACAGCTATCTCTATCTCGCCGCCGCTGTCCTGGGCGTCGCCGCCTCGGCCGACCTCAACGCCTCGCGCCTGCTGCTAATGCCGATTTCGCTCTCGGTGCTGGCCTGGTCGCGGGTAGCGCGGCCGATGGTCAGCCGCCTGTTCGCGGCCCGCGACTGGAAGCACCTCGACCGCCTGGCCTGGGCATCGGTGGCCGGCATCGAAGCACTCACCGTACTGTACGTGATCGTCCTGTGGCTGGCGCTGCCGTGGCTGCAGGCGCATGTACTGGGCGCCAAATATCACGGGCTGGAACCGATGGTGCTGGCCTGGGGCGGCTACTTCGCCATCAACGCCGCGCGCTGGATCGGCTCCTCCTGGCTGACCAGCAACGACCAATACAAGCTGCTGCTGCTGAGCGGCGTGGCTTGCCTGGTGATCATGCTGATCTCGGCGGCCGTCTTCATTCCGCTGTACGGCACCTGGGGCGCGATCCTGTCGCTGATCATCGTGGAAGCCTTCGACCTGCTGCTGATCTGGGTCGTGTTTCTGCCCATGCTGCGGCGTAAGAGCAAGAGCGCACATCCATGA
- a CDS encoding glycosyltransferase yields the protein MTAPIDISICICTFRRPALLDQLLMALTEQACDGLRVEVVVVDNDPAGSAAAVLRDWQGRLPMPLHARHETTPNIAQARNAAVHTAQGEWVLFIDDDEAPDADWIRHLVRAQRQYNADAVFAPVLPRYLPDTPDWIRTGDFFNRRRFATGTAITTKDARTGNVLIRRSKLMAVSAPVGGPFDTAFGRTGAEDTMLFRDMLAHGARFIWCDEATVSEEVPAQRANLNWLLRRSYRLGQTYVLSEIARLGGLPRFLRAAQLGVRALIQLLIAAGVTLLALPFSRIAAIRWLRTTLAQCGKLSALAGHRYHEYGN from the coding sequence ATGACGGCGCCCATCGACATCAGCATCTGCATCTGCACGTTCCGCCGCCCTGCGCTGCTGGACCAGTTGCTCATGGCGCTGACCGAGCAGGCCTGCGACGGCCTGCGCGTGGAAGTCGTGGTGGTCGACAACGATCCGGCCGGCTCGGCGGCGGCGGTCCTGCGCGACTGGCAAGGCCGCCTGCCCATGCCGCTGCATGCACGCCACGAAACCACGCCCAATATCGCCCAGGCCCGCAACGCCGCGGTCCATACGGCGCAAGGTGAATGGGTGCTGTTCATTGACGATGACGAAGCGCCCGACGCCGACTGGATCCGCCATCTGGTGCGCGCCCAGCGTCAATACAACGCCGACGCCGTGTTTGCGCCGGTGCTGCCGCGCTACCTGCCCGATACGCCGGACTGGATCCGCACCGGCGATTTCTTCAACCGTCGCCGCTTCGCCACCGGCACCGCTATCACCACCAAGGATGCGCGCACCGGCAACGTACTCATTCGACGCAGCAAGCTGATGGCGGTATCTGCTCCCGTTGGGGGCCCCTTCGACACGGCCTTCGGCCGCACCGGTGCGGAAGACACCATGCTGTTTCGCGACATGCTGGCCCACGGTGCCCGCTTCATCTGGTGCGACGAAGCCACCGTCAGCGAAGAAGTGCCGGCCCAGCGCGCCAACCTCAACTGGCTGCTGCGCCGCTCTTATCGGCTCGGGCAGACCTATGTACTGTCGGAGATCGCCCGTCTCGGCGGCCTGCCGCGCTTCTTGCGTGCGGCCCAGCTCGGCGTGCGTGCGCTCATCCAATTGCTGATCGCCGCAGGGGTGACACTGCTGGCCCTCCCTTTTTCACGCATTGCGGCCATCCGCTGGCTGCGCACGACGCTGGCGCAATGCGGCAAGTTAAGCGCCCTCGCGGGCCATCGCTATCATGAATACGGCAACTGA
- a CDS encoding O-antigen ligase family protein — protein sequence MNTATESSTSSPPSPLPRPGSAFGNIDPFVVRLLIVMSMTFSLLPPGFNWGNTDPQGSYAEGSLIFQMEFGSVFLIGAWLAWRNRGWSLRHVLHLNPMLIAIILYCLLTIVWSPYPVVTLKRSIQLIGLTLVGIAISPPIGGKHQLIRTMLGTLMALMAASFVVSLVLPRIGVDYELGGAWRGILTQKNTLGAISGLCVVLWIKESLGTTFPRSICYFGILFSLFMLVMAKSSTAILVATLGTGIYLLVRRRYLTGEFDGRRLTLTLIVVALVCLHMFYVAQGRLPEWNELFAPFGALFNKSTDLTGRTDIWRLVLLEVQRHPVFGIGYGAFWLGEGSPSQMIINALHWIPLQAHNGYLDILNELGIVGLAIMASVFIFHIVNLVKMTRIDREEAAIHWAMLILILISNLSESEVFRGVLFQNIFFIYSSTAISARLTVHRMEQAETARLAQVNTGAAP from the coding sequence ATGAATACGGCAACTGAATCCTCCACCTCATCGCCGCCATCGCCGCTGCCCCGTCCGGGATCGGCGTTCGGCAACATCGACCCGTTCGTGGTGCGGCTGCTGATCGTCATGAGCATGACGTTCTCCCTGCTGCCACCCGGCTTCAACTGGGGCAACACCGATCCGCAGGGCAGCTATGCCGAGGGCTCGCTGATCTTCCAGATGGAATTCGGCTCGGTGTTCCTGATCGGCGCCTGGCTGGCCTGGCGCAATCGCGGCTGGAGCCTGCGCCATGTGCTGCATCTGAATCCGATGCTCATCGCCATCATCCTGTATTGCCTGCTCACCATCGTGTGGTCGCCCTACCCGGTGGTCACGCTCAAGCGCAGCATCCAGCTGATCGGCCTGACGCTGGTCGGCATCGCGATTTCGCCGCCGATTGGCGGCAAGCATCAGCTGATCCGCACCATGCTGGGCACGCTGATGGCGCTCATGGCGGCGTCCTTCGTGGTGTCGCTGGTGCTGCCGCGCATCGGAGTGGACTATGAACTGGGCGGCGCCTGGCGCGGCATCCTGACGCAAAAAAATACACTCGGCGCCATCTCCGGCCTGTGCGTGGTGCTGTGGATCAAGGAAAGCCTGGGCACCACATTCCCGCGTTCGATCTGCTACTTCGGCATCCTGTTCAGCCTGTTCATGCTGGTGATGGCCAAGAGCAGTACCGCGATCCTGGTGGCGACGCTGGGCACGGGCATTTACCTGCTGGTGCGCCGGCGCTATCTCACCGGAGAATTCGACGGCCGCCGCCTGACGCTGACGCTGATCGTAGTGGCGCTGGTATGCCTGCACATGTTCTACGTCGCGCAAGGCCGCCTGCCTGAATGGAATGAATTGTTCGCCCCTTTCGGCGCCCTGTTCAACAAGAGCACCGACCTCACCGGCCGCACCGACATCTGGCGCCTGGTGCTGCTGGAAGTGCAGCGGCATCCGGTCTTTGGCATCGGCTACGGCGCCTTCTGGCTGGGCGAAGGCAGTCCGTCGCAGATGATCATCAACGCCTTGCACTGGATCCCGCTGCAGGCCCACAACGGCTATCTCGACATCCTCAACGAGCTCGGCATCGTCGGCCTGGCGATCATGGCCAGCGTCTTCATTTTCCACATCGTCAATCTGGTGAAGATGACCCGCATCGATCGCGAAGAAGCGGCCATCCACTGGGCCATGCTGATCCTGATTCTGATCAGCAATCTGTCGGAAAGCGAAGTCTTCCGCGGCGTGCTGTTTCAGAATATTTTCTTCATCTATTCCTCGACGGCGATCTCGGCGCGCCTCACCGTGCATCGCATGGAACAGGCCGAAACTGCCCGGCTGGCGCAGGTCAATACGGGAGCAGCGCCATGA